A section of the Amycolatopsis sp. AA4 genome encodes:
- a CDS encoding DUF6801 domain-containing protein has product MPRLSRLSTGVVTGVAVGAIAVLTAGTASAATATYQAGPANYSCTFPAIPPQNVAVTAQFDGPDTIPVNGTTTPSNVSGTATITALVHALLTAAGYDGIRGTADVPITVDNGSLSPSDASGLQIPEQIYPAGGPITVNIAQTSTSSIPTYTAPSAPGTVTFGLDTTLTAQLEFHKPSDNSWTPWTMTCTAPSGTSFSPSGTIS; this is encoded by the coding sequence ATGCCCCGGCTCAGCAGACTGTCCACGGGCGTGGTGACCGGCGTCGCCGTAGGCGCGATCGCGGTCCTGACCGCAGGAACGGCCTCGGCCGCCACCGCGACCTACCAGGCCGGCCCCGCGAACTACAGCTGCACGTTCCCGGCCATCCCGCCGCAGAACGTCGCGGTCACCGCTCAGTTCGACGGCCCGGACACGATCCCCGTCAACGGCACCACGACGCCGTCCAACGTTTCCGGCACCGCGACCATCACCGCGCTGGTCCACGCGCTGCTCACCGCCGCCGGGTACGACGGAATCCGCGGCACCGCCGACGTCCCGATCACCGTCGACAACGGTTCGCTCTCCCCGTCGGACGCCTCCGGCCTGCAGATCCCGGAACAGATCTACCCGGCAGGCGGCCCGATCACGGTGAACATCGCCCAGACGTCGACGTCGTCGATCCCGACCTACACCGCCCCGAGCGCCCCCGGCACGGTGACCTTCGGCCTCGACACGACGCTCACCGCGCAGCTCGAATTCCACAAGCCGTCGGACAACAGCTGGACCCCGTGGACCATGACGTGCACCGCTCCGTCGGGCACCAGCTTCAGCCCGTCGGGCACCATTTCCTGA